One genomic segment of Bradyrhizobium diazoefficiens includes these proteins:
- a CDS encoding pirin family protein codes for MSWQPSNDPVLGDPMSCDALDLVIVPRTRDLGDGFAVRRALPHGKRQMVGPFIFFDHFGPVQFVSGKGMDVRPHPHIGLATVTYLFDGAIMHRDSEGNVQEIAPGAMNLMTAGRGIAHSERTPDAQRATGQKMLGLQSWIALPAGSEEIAPSFQHYAAGDLPMISERDFTARVIAGSSFGIASPVSMVSPWFYAEVTAVAGASVPLDPDHEERAIYVVDGEVEIAGERYEGPRLLIFRPGDRITVKALKATRMMFLGGDALEGPRHIWWNFVSSSKERIEQAKQDWKTGRFAAVPQEHEFIPLPE; via the coding sequence ATGAGCTGGCAACCCTCCAACGATCCCGTGCTCGGCGATCCCATGTCCTGCGATGCGCTCGATCTCGTCATTGTCCCGCGCACGCGCGATCTCGGCGATGGGTTCGCGGTGCGCCGCGCGCTGCCGCATGGCAAGCGGCAGATGGTCGGGCCCTTCATTTTCTTCGACCATTTCGGGCCGGTGCAGTTCGTCTCCGGCAAGGGCATGGACGTGCGGCCGCACCCGCATATCGGGCTCGCCACCGTCACCTATCTGTTCGACGGCGCGATCATGCATCGCGACAGCGAAGGCAACGTCCAGGAGATCGCGCCCGGCGCAATGAATTTGATGACGGCCGGGCGCGGCATCGCCCATTCCGAGCGCACGCCGGACGCGCAGCGCGCCACGGGCCAGAAGATGCTGGGCCTGCAAAGCTGGATCGCTTTGCCGGCCGGCTCGGAAGAGATCGCGCCGTCATTCCAGCACTATGCGGCGGGCGATTTGCCGATGATCTCCGAGCGCGATTTCACCGCGCGGGTGATCGCGGGCTCGTCGTTCGGCATCGCCTCGCCGGTCTCGATGGTGTCGCCCTGGTTCTACGCCGAGGTCACGGCCGTTGCGGGCGCGAGCGTGCCGCTCGACCCCGATCACGAGGAGCGCGCGATCTACGTCGTCGACGGCGAGGTCGAGATTGCGGGCGAGCGCTATGAAGGACCGCGCCTCCTGATCTTCCGGCCCGGCGACCGCATCACCGTGAAGGCGCTGAAGGCGACGCGGATGATGTTTCTCGGCGGCGATGCGCTGGAGGGGCCGCGCCACATCTGGTGGAATTTCGTCTCCTCCAGCAAGGAGCGGATCGAGCAGGCCAAGCAGGACTGGAAAACCGGTCGCTTCGCCGCGGTTCCGCAGGAACATGAGTTCATTCCGCTGCCGGAATAG
- a CDS encoding helix-turn-helix domain-containing protein, with protein sequence MTFAAMELALRAATVALLLMLAASLLRDFRHSVAGRLTIALALGTIAHAVTSEIGSTAPVSIWRAPLIALSTGDAVVLWLFTRALLDDSFVLRWWHALIWAAVSAYSLVSCLWIAPAVHGRPAIIVVNLLALCFILLAIAQTVTSWSADLVERRRNVRVFIVSAALLYGGVNVLLQISIWGRDNAAIANVANAAVLAGLVAAICYAMMQVNTADLFPAPVEAAANLPPPAAVAADSGADQKLVDALMRLMADERIYRHDNITIGTLATKLGIPEYRLRRLINQRLGYRNFNVFLNNHRIEEAKAALADPTQAEVPVITIAMDAGFQSLGPFNRAFKAVTGVTPTEYRRLKVNAA encoded by the coding sequence ATGACTTTTGCTGCAATGGAACTTGCCCTGCGTGCCGCGACCGTGGCGCTGCTGCTGATGCTGGCGGCCTCGTTGCTGCGCGACTTCCGCCATAGCGTGGCGGGACGCCTCACCATTGCGCTGGCGCTGGGGACGATCGCGCACGCCGTCACTTCGGAGATCGGCTCGACCGCGCCGGTCTCGATATGGCGTGCGCCGCTGATCGCGCTGTCGACCGGCGATGCCGTGGTGCTGTGGCTGTTCACCCGCGCGTTGCTTGACGATTCATTCGTGCTGCGCTGGTGGCACGCGCTGATCTGGGCGGCGGTCTCGGCCTACAGTTTGGTCAGTTGCCTGTGGATCGCGCCGGCGGTCCACGGCCGTCCGGCGATTATCGTGGTCAATCTGCTGGCGCTTTGCTTCATCCTGCTGGCGATAGCCCAGACCGTTACTTCCTGGTCGGCCGATCTGGTCGAGCGCCGGCGCAATGTGCGGGTATTCATCGTCAGTGCAGCCTTGCTCTATGGCGGCGTTAATGTGCTGCTGCAGATATCGATATGGGGCCGGGATAACGCCGCGATCGCCAATGTCGCGAACGCGGCCGTTCTCGCCGGTCTCGTCGCCGCGATCTGCTATGCGATGATGCAGGTCAATACCGCGGATTTGTTTCCGGCGCCAGTCGAAGCCGCGGCAAACCTTCCCCCCCCTGCCGCCGTTGCCGCGGATTCCGGCGCGGATCAGAAGCTGGTCGATGCGCTGATGCGGCTGATGGCTGACGAGCGCATCTATCGCCACGACAACATTACTATCGGCACGCTCGCCACGAAGCTTGGAATTCCCGAATACCGGCTGCGGCGGCTGATCAACCAGCGGCTCGGCTACCGCAACTTCAATGTGTTCTTGAACAACCACCGGATCGAGGAAGCCAAAGCGGCGCTGGCCGATCCCACCCAGGCCGAGGTTCCCGTCATCACCATCGCGATGGACGCCGGCTTTCAGTCCCTCGGCCCGTTCAACCGCGCCTTCAAGGCGGTGACCGGCGTGACGCCGACAGAATATCGGCGGCTGAAGGTGAATGCGGCGTGA